From one Lycium ferocissimum isolate CSIRO_LF1 chromosome 5, AGI_CSIRO_Lferr_CH_V1, whole genome shotgun sequence genomic stretch:
- the LOC132056718 gene encoding putative lipase ROG1 isoform X3, which yields MEMEKGGVSSWETLNGGEDVYSSKESDASTADHLVMMVHGILGSASDWKFGAEQFVRNLPDKVFVHCSERNMARLTLDGVDVMGERLAEEVLDVIKRKPGLKKISFVAHSVGGVVARYAIGKLYRPPRTEKIEKFSANASEEGSKGTIAGLEPVNFITVASPHLGSRGNKQVPFLFGVTAFERAAGLCVHWIFKKTGRHLFLNEDEGKPPLLRRMVEDDVELRFMSALGSFKRRVAYSNVGYDHIVGWRTSSIRRNNELPKWEDSLNEKYPHIVHEEHCKACDSEQGESVVKEDDCFDKLEEELVTGLSRVSWEKIDVSFHSSRLRFAAHSVIQAWRLMVVGTT from the exons ATGGAAATGGAGAAGGGAGGAGTTTCGTCGTGGGAAACATTGAACGGTGGAGAAGATGTATATAGTTCTAAAGAATCAGATGCTTCCACAGCCGATCATCTTGTTATGATGGTCCACGGTATTCTCGGAAG TGCTTCGGATTGGAAGTTTGGTGCGGAGCAGTTTGTTCGGAATCTTCCAGACAAAGTTTTTGTTCAtt GCAGTGAACGTAATATGGCTAGACTAACGCTGGATGGTGTGGATGTAATGGGCGAGCGATTAGCTGAGGAG GTTCTTGATGTCATCAAAAGAAAGCCaggtttgaagaaaatttcTTTTGTTGCACATTCTGTTGGAGGAGTAGTGGCAAGATATGCAATTGGGAAATTATATAGACCTCCACGAACGGAGAAAATAGAGAAATTCTCGGCCAACGCCAGTGAAGAAGGGTCAAAAGGCACAATAGCTGGCCTGGAACCAGTAAATTTTATCACTGTGGCCTCACCTCATCTGGGTTCTAGGGGTAACAAGCAg GTGCCATTTCTTTTTGGTGTAACTGCCTTTGAGAGAGCTGCTGGTCTTTGTGTTCATTGGATATTCAAGAAAACGGGTCGACACCTTTTTCTTAATGAAGATGAAGGGAAGCCTCCATTACTGAGACGGATGGTGGAAGATGATGTTGAATTACGCTTTAT GTCTGCATTGGGTTCATTCAAGCGAAGGGTCGCATACTCAAATGTTGGTTATGATC ATATTGTAGGTTGGAGAACATCGTCAATTAGACGTAATAATGAACTTCCCAAG TGGGAGGATTCCCTAAATGAGAAGTATCCTCATATTGTGCATGAAGAACATTGCAAGGCGTGTGATAGTGAGCAGGGTGAGTCTGTTGTAAAGGAAGATGATTGTTTTGACAAGCTAGAAG AGGAATTGGTGACTGGTTTATCTCGGGTGTCTTGGGAGAAAATAGATGTCAGCTTTCACAGCAGCAGGCTCAGATTTGCTGCACACAGTGTTATTCAG GCGTGGAGACTGATGGTGGTAGGAACAACTTAG
- the LOC132056718 gene encoding putative lipase ROG1 isoform X2 encodes MEMEKGGVSSWETLNGGEDVYSSKESDASTADHLVMMVHGILGSASDWKFGAEQFVRNLPDKVFVHCSERNMARLTLDGVDVMGERLAEEVLDVIKRKPGLKKISFVAHSVGGVVARYAIGKLYRPPRTEKIEKFSANASEEGSKGTIAGLEPVNFITVASPHLGSRGNKQVPFLFGVTAFERAAGLCVHWIFKKTGRHLFLNEDEGKPPLLRRMVEDDVELRFMSALGSFKRRVAYSNVGYDHIVGWRTSSIRRNNELPKWEDSLNEKYPHIVHEEHCKACDSEQGESVVKEDDCFDKLEEELVTGLSRVSWEKIDVSFHSSRLRFAAHSVIQVLYSIKGICAQIAD; translated from the exons ATGGAAATGGAGAAGGGAGGAGTTTCGTCGTGGGAAACATTGAACGGTGGAGAAGATGTATATAGTTCTAAAGAATCAGATGCTTCCACAGCCGATCATCTTGTTATGATGGTCCACGGTATTCTCGGAAG TGCTTCGGATTGGAAGTTTGGTGCGGAGCAGTTTGTTCGGAATCTTCCAGACAAAGTTTTTGTTCAtt GCAGTGAACGTAATATGGCTAGACTAACGCTGGATGGTGTGGATGTAATGGGCGAGCGATTAGCTGAGGAG GTTCTTGATGTCATCAAAAGAAAGCCaggtttgaagaaaatttcTTTTGTTGCACATTCTGTTGGAGGAGTAGTGGCAAGATATGCAATTGGGAAATTATATAGACCTCCACGAACGGAGAAAATAGAGAAATTCTCGGCCAACGCCAGTGAAGAAGGGTCAAAAGGCACAATAGCTGGCCTGGAACCAGTAAATTTTATCACTGTGGCCTCACCTCATCTGGGTTCTAGGGGTAACAAGCAg GTGCCATTTCTTTTTGGTGTAACTGCCTTTGAGAGAGCTGCTGGTCTTTGTGTTCATTGGATATTCAAGAAAACGGGTCGACACCTTTTTCTTAATGAAGATGAAGGGAAGCCTCCATTACTGAGACGGATGGTGGAAGATGATGTTGAATTACGCTTTAT GTCTGCATTGGGTTCATTCAAGCGAAGGGTCGCATACTCAAATGTTGGTTATGATC ATATTGTAGGTTGGAGAACATCGTCAATTAGACGTAATAATGAACTTCCCAAG TGGGAGGATTCCCTAAATGAGAAGTATCCTCATATTGTGCATGAAGAACATTGCAAGGCGTGTGATAGTGAGCAGGGTGAGTCTGTTGTAAAGGAAGATGATTGTTTTGACAAGCTAGAAG AGGAATTGGTGACTGGTTTATCTCGGGTGTCTTGGGAGAAAATAGATGTCAGCTTTCACAGCAGCAGGCTCAGATTTGCTGCACACAGTGTTATTCAG GTACTATACAGCATCAAGGGCATTTGTGCACAGATTGCTGACTAA
- the LOC132056718 gene encoding putative lipase ROG1 isoform X1 has product MEMEKGGVSSWETLNGGEDVYSSKESDASTADHLVMMVHGILGSASDWKFGAEQFVRNLPDKVFVHCSERNMARLTLDGVDVMGERLAEEVLDVIKRKPGLKKISFVAHSVGGVVARYAIGKLYRPPRTEKIEKFSANASEEGSKGTIAGLEPVNFITVASPHLGSRGNKQVPFLFGVTAFERAAGLCVHWIFKKTGRHLFLNEDEGKPPLLRRMVEDDVELRFMSALGSFKRRVAYSNVGYDHIVGWRTSSIRRNNELPKWEDSLNEKYPHIVHEEHCKACDSEQGESVVKEDDCFDKLEEELVTGLSRVSWEKIDVSFHSSRLRFAAHSVIQVKDQYMHAEGADVIQHMIDNFLL; this is encoded by the exons ATGGAAATGGAGAAGGGAGGAGTTTCGTCGTGGGAAACATTGAACGGTGGAGAAGATGTATATAGTTCTAAAGAATCAGATGCTTCCACAGCCGATCATCTTGTTATGATGGTCCACGGTATTCTCGGAAG TGCTTCGGATTGGAAGTTTGGTGCGGAGCAGTTTGTTCGGAATCTTCCAGACAAAGTTTTTGTTCAtt GCAGTGAACGTAATATGGCTAGACTAACGCTGGATGGTGTGGATGTAATGGGCGAGCGATTAGCTGAGGAG GTTCTTGATGTCATCAAAAGAAAGCCaggtttgaagaaaatttcTTTTGTTGCACATTCTGTTGGAGGAGTAGTGGCAAGATATGCAATTGGGAAATTATATAGACCTCCACGAACGGAGAAAATAGAGAAATTCTCGGCCAACGCCAGTGAAGAAGGGTCAAAAGGCACAATAGCTGGCCTGGAACCAGTAAATTTTATCACTGTGGCCTCACCTCATCTGGGTTCTAGGGGTAACAAGCAg GTGCCATTTCTTTTTGGTGTAACTGCCTTTGAGAGAGCTGCTGGTCTTTGTGTTCATTGGATATTCAAGAAAACGGGTCGACACCTTTTTCTTAATGAAGATGAAGGGAAGCCTCCATTACTGAGACGGATGGTGGAAGATGATGTTGAATTACGCTTTAT GTCTGCATTGGGTTCATTCAAGCGAAGGGTCGCATACTCAAATGTTGGTTATGATC ATATTGTAGGTTGGAGAACATCGTCAATTAGACGTAATAATGAACTTCCCAAG TGGGAGGATTCCCTAAATGAGAAGTATCCTCATATTGTGCATGAAGAACATTGCAAGGCGTGTGATAGTGAGCAGGGTGAGTCTGTTGTAAAGGAAGATGATTGTTTTGACAAGCTAGAAG AGGAATTGGTGACTGGTTTATCTCGGGTGTCTTGGGAGAAAATAGATGTCAGCTTTCACAGCAGCAGGCTCAGATTTGCTGCACACAGTGTTATTCAG GTGAAAGATCAATACATGCATGCAGAAGGTGCTGATGTTATCCAGCATATGATTGATAATTTTCTTCTATAG